In Pseudonocardia sp. C8, one genomic interval encodes:
- a CDS encoding TetR/AcrR family transcriptional regulator, translating into MNTTPEPSGNGARRERKSEKTRRRILDAAAEILSRDGFAGTRLAEIAAAADLRVPAVYYYFDSREAILEEVVLIGGRLAEERVRAKLAALPADATAMDRICAAFGGHLEMVLKESAYTAAAMRTMAQLPPDVRARQLREHRAYGDLWRSLIMAAHEAGELDPGLDPHGARMFLMGAVNWAPEWWKPERGGLEETVATAERLVRNALTGGVTRVRPDAPGPAGAAVPVFTPPPPPTREPH; encoded by the coding sequence GTGAACACCACGCCGGAACCGTCCGGGAATGGCGCCCGCCGGGAGCGCAAGTCGGAGAAGACCCGGCGCCGCATCCTCGACGCCGCCGCGGAGATCCTCAGCCGGGACGGGTTCGCCGGTACCCGGCTGGCGGAGATCGCGGCGGCCGCGGACCTCCGTGTTCCGGCCGTCTACTACTATTTCGACTCGCGCGAGGCGATCCTGGAGGAAGTGGTCCTCATCGGCGGACGGCTGGCCGAGGAACGCGTGCGGGCCAAGCTGGCCGCACTACCGGCGGACGCGACGGCCATGGACCGGATCTGCGCCGCGTTCGGCGGCCACCTCGAGATGGTCCTCAAGGAGTCCGCCTACACCGCGGCGGCGATGCGGACCATGGCGCAACTCCCCCCGGACGTGCGGGCACGGCAGCTGCGGGAGCACCGCGCCTACGGCGATCTCTGGCGGAGCCTGATCATGGCTGCCCACGAGGCCGGGGAGCTCGACCCCGGGCTCGACCCGCACGGGGCCCGGATGTTCCTGATGGGCGCGGTGAACTGGGCACCGGAGTGGTGGAAACCCGAGCGGGGCGGGCTCGAGGAGACCGTGGCCACGGCCGAGCGGCTCGTGCGCAACGCGCTCACCGGCGGGGTGACACGCGTGCGGCCGGACGCTCCCGGTCCGGCCGGTGCGGCCGTTCCGGTCTTCACCCCACCGCCCCCGCCCACCCGGGAGCCTCACTGA
- a CDS encoding CaiB/BaiF CoA-transferase family protein produces MGPLEGVRVVELGSIGPGPWCAMMLSDMGAEVIRVDRPADVDGGAGRPYDFVHRRGRRSIGVDLKHPGGAEVVLRLVERADVLIEGNRPGVAERLGVGPDACLERNPRLVYGRMTGWGQDGPLAQVPGHDINYLALSGLLHAIGPADRPVPPLNLVGDYGGGGMLLAFGVVCAVLEAARSGQGQVVDAAMVDGASLLGSMFHGLAQVGGWHDRREANRLDGGAPFYGTYETADGRWLAVAANEPQFYAVFVEALGLSLDALPPQMDETSWPGTRERFARILRGRTRDEWVEHFRGRETCVSPVLTLSEALHHEHNVDRAAFVPVDGVLQAAPAPRFGRTPGAVAGGAARPGEHTDAVLADWGFVPTEIDRLGRAGAVVRLENAATG; encoded by the coding sequence ATGGGGCCGCTCGAAGGTGTGCGGGTCGTGGAGCTCGGGTCGATCGGCCCCGGCCCGTGGTGCGCCATGATGCTCAGCGACATGGGCGCGGAGGTGATCCGTGTCGATCGTCCTGCCGACGTCGACGGCGGAGCCGGCCGGCCCTACGACTTCGTCCATCGCCGGGGGCGCCGCTCGATCGGGGTCGACCTGAAGCATCCGGGCGGCGCCGAGGTCGTGCTGCGGCTGGTCGAGCGCGCGGACGTGCTGATCGAGGGCAACCGCCCAGGAGTGGCCGAGCGGCTCGGTGTCGGGCCCGACGCCTGCCTGGAACGCAATCCTCGCCTCGTCTACGGCCGGATGACCGGCTGGGGCCAGGACGGGCCGCTGGCCCAGGTTCCCGGGCACGACATCAACTACCTGGCGCTGTCCGGGCTGCTGCACGCGATCGGGCCGGCCGACCGTCCGGTGCCACCGTTGAACCTGGTCGGCGACTACGGCGGTGGTGGGATGCTGCTGGCGTTCGGCGTCGTCTGTGCGGTGCTGGAGGCGGCCCGGTCCGGGCAGGGGCAGGTGGTCGACGCCGCGATGGTCGACGGTGCCTCGTTGCTCGGGTCGATGTTCCACGGCCTGGCGCAGGTCGGCGGCTGGCACGATCGCCGGGAGGCGAACCGCCTCGACGGCGGGGCACCGTTCTACGGAACCTACGAGACCGCCGACGGCCGCTGGCTCGCCGTCGCGGCGAACGAGCCGCAGTTCTACGCGGTCTTCGTCGAGGCGCTCGGGCTGTCGCTCGACGCACTGCCGCCGCAGATGGACGAGACCTCGTGGCCGGGGACCCGGGAGCGGTTCGCCCGGATCCTCCGTGGCCGGACCCGTGACGAGTGGGTCGAGCACTTCCGCGGTCGCGAGACGTGCGTGTCACCCGTCCTCACGCTGTCCGAGGCGCTGCACCACGAGCACAACGTCGACCGCGCCGCGTTCGTCCCGGTCGACGGCGTGCTGCAGGCCGCCCCCGCGCCGCGGTTCGGACGGACCCCGGGCGCCGTCGCCGGTGGGGCGGCGCGACCGGGCGAGCACACCGACGCCGTGCTCGCCGACTGGGGCTTCGTCCCCACCGAGATCGACCGACTCGGCCGGGCGGGAGCGGTCGTCCGGCTCGAGAACGCAGCCACCGGCTGA
- a CDS encoding helix-turn-helix domain-containing protein yields the protein MSGRHSELGEFLKVRRAEIGPREAGLPDVGTRRVPGLRREEVALLAAISTDYYTRIEQGRIRASEPVLEAIARVLQLDEDHRGYLFELAGKDPAPPRRRTAQRVQPQLRRLLDDLTTTPAVVLGRRMDVLEWNRMAAALIIDFGGIPVRHRNFVRLAFLEPSVRALYPQWDDVGHMCVAQLRREAAHAPEDPRLAELVGELSVRDEDFRRWWGTHHVATRSVGTKLYRHPDAGDLTLDWDTLTCTTDPEQQLVVWTAEPGSRSEEGLRFLASWTAADRDRVGETTSGQ from the coding sequence ATGAGTGGCCGTCATAGCGAGCTGGGGGAGTTCCTCAAGGTGCGTCGGGCCGAGATCGGCCCGCGCGAGGCGGGGCTACCCGACGTCGGCACACGCCGCGTGCCCGGCCTGCGCCGGGAAGAGGTCGCGTTGCTGGCGGCGATCAGCACTGACTACTACACGCGGATCGAGCAGGGCCGGATCCGCGCGTCGGAGCCGGTGCTCGAGGCCATCGCCCGGGTGCTGCAGCTCGACGAGGACCACCGCGGATACCTGTTCGAGCTGGCGGGCAAGGACCCTGCGCCCCCGCGCCGGCGGACGGCGCAACGCGTGCAGCCACAGCTGCGGCGGCTGCTCGACGACCTCACGACCACGCCGGCGGTCGTCCTCGGCCGGCGGATGGACGTGCTGGAGTGGAACCGGATGGCCGCGGCCCTGATCATCGACTTCGGAGGGATCCCGGTGCGGCACCGCAACTTCGTCCGGCTGGCGTTCCTGGAGCCGTCCGTGCGTGCGCTCTACCCGCAGTGGGACGACGTCGGGCACATGTGCGTGGCCCAGCTGCGAAGGGAGGCCGCACACGCCCCGGAGGACCCGCGGCTGGCCGAACTCGTCGGCGAGCTGTCGGTGCGCGACGAGGACTTCCGCCGCTGGTGGGGGACCCATCATGTGGCGACCCGCAGCGTCGGCACCAAGTTGTACCGTCACCCGGACGCCGGTGATCTGACACTGGACTGGGACACCCTGACGTGCACCACGGACCCCGAGCAGCAGCTGGTCGTCTGGACCGCGGAGCCCGGAAGCCGGTCCGAGGAGGGGCTGCGCTTCCTGGCGTCCTGGACGGCGGCCGACCGGGACCGCGTCGGGGAGACCACCTCGGGTCAGTGA
- a CDS encoding nitronate monooxygenase, producing MAPQLRTPLCDLLGIEVPIMQAGMGGVAYGRLAAAVSNAGGLGSIGGIDIPLEEVDAEIRLFRSLSDGPLCVDLGFPANAPQGLDDVEVPPLPGPLRQLKRELDEHGVELAPTHDQAISLADNKRKLEISLDHGVEVIACGLGTPRWVVDLCHERGAKVMSIVGQAKHARSAIRNGTDVVIVQGTEGGGHSGDVGLITLLAEVLEFATVPVVAAGGLVKGDQIAACLTMGAQGAWVGTRFLASTEAGSEDVFKEAVVDAEYDSTLRSLLFDGLYVRMLRNRFTEVWEGHEDELSPYPVQRVLTMPFKYAAMKANLKSHMSLPSGAGAGMIIDIPGAAEILERLVTETVEALRSVGKTVQFG from the coding sequence GTGGCGCCCCAGCTCCGAACGCCCCTCTGTGACCTGCTCGGGATCGAGGTTCCGATCATGCAGGCGGGGATGGGCGGTGTCGCCTACGGCCGGCTGGCCGCGGCCGTCTCGAACGCGGGTGGACTCGGCTCGATCGGTGGGATCGACATCCCGCTGGAGGAGGTCGACGCCGAGATCCGGCTGTTCCGGTCGCTCAGCGACGGCCCGCTCTGCGTGGATCTCGGGTTCCCGGCCAACGCCCCGCAGGGGCTCGACGACGTCGAGGTCCCGCCGCTACCGGGTCCGCTGCGACAGCTCAAGCGCGAGCTCGACGAGCACGGCGTCGAGCTCGCCCCGACCCACGACCAGGCCATCAGCCTGGCCGACAACAAACGCAAGCTCGAGATCTCGCTCGACCACGGGGTCGAGGTGATCGCCTGCGGGCTCGGCACCCCGCGCTGGGTGGTCGACCTGTGCCACGAGCGGGGCGCGAAGGTGATGAGCATCGTCGGGCAGGCCAAGCACGCCCGCAGCGCCATCCGGAACGGCACCGACGTCGTCATCGTCCAGGGCACCGAGGGTGGCGGGCACAGCGGTGACGTCGGGCTGATCACGCTGCTTGCCGAGGTGCTGGAGTTCGCGACCGTACCGGTGGTGGCGGCCGGTGGGCTGGTGAAGGGCGATCAGATCGCGGCCTGCCTCACGATGGGCGCCCAGGGCGCCTGGGTCGGCACCCGGTTCCTGGCCAGCACCGAGGCCGGCTCGGAAGACGTCTTCAAGGAGGCCGTCGTCGACGCGGAGTACGACTCGACGCTCCGGTCGTTGCTGTTCGACGGCCTGTACGTCCGGATGCTGCGCAACCGGTTCACTGAGGTCTGGGAAGGCCACGAGGACGAGCTCAGCCCCTACCCCGTCCAGCGGGTACTCACGATGCCGTTCAAGTACGCCGCGATGAAGGCGAACCTCAAGTCGCACATGAGCCTGCCCTCCGGGGCGGGCGCCGGGATGATCATCGACATCCCGGGGGCCGCCGAGATCCTCGAGCGCCTGGTCACGGAGACCGTGGAGGCGCTCCGGTCGGTCGGCAAGACGGTCCAGTTCGGTTGA
- a CDS encoding aldehyde dehydrogenase family protein, producing MARDRHTTTTVDQPGSSGTTEARELRVPHSDDVFVGGRWRASSGGRHTTVVSPATGEAVADVLAPTPEDATAAVDAAVAAANGPWPTTAVEDRVAVCRRFTGLLEERLDEIGRTWALESGIPVRWGRTLHRFAARVAWRTALDAAPAALAAECRSTPVGEVVIERVPVGPVLAVMPYNGPLATLGSKVVPALLAGAPVVVKAAPESALTMRVVAECAEAAGFPDGVLSILAADVDVSRHLVRDPRIELISFTGGPRTAAEILRETADRLPRTVFELGGKSPAVLLDDVDLERVLRPLVAGSMSGSGQVCATLSRIVVPAHRHDEIVHALAAAYRGLRIGDPSDPATEHGPLVNRAALERAAGFVDAARARGARVVTGGRRPAGFDAGWYYEPTLITGVGEDDPLVQDEVFGPVIVVQPHAGVDDAVRIANGTAYGLAASVFGTDTDRARAVARRVRAGSVAVNTFGPTMSAPFGGVKRSGWGRECGPEGIREFTEVKQVQLG from the coding sequence ATGGCGCGGGACAGGCACACGACGACCACGGTCGACCAGCCCGGATCGTCCGGCACCACCGAGGCGCGCGAGTTGCGGGTCCCACACTCGGACGACGTGTTCGTCGGGGGCAGGTGGAGGGCCTCGTCCGGGGGCCGTCACACCACCGTCGTCTCACCGGCGACCGGGGAGGCCGTCGCGGACGTCCTGGCGCCGACGCCCGAGGACGCCACCGCCGCGGTGGACGCCGCCGTGGCGGCCGCGAACGGACCGTGGCCCACGACGGCGGTCGAGGACCGGGTGGCGGTGTGCCGCCGCTTCACCGGGCTCCTCGAGGAACGGCTCGACGAGATCGGGCGGACCTGGGCCCTGGAGTCCGGCATCCCGGTCCGCTGGGGGCGCACCCTGCACCGGTTCGCGGCCAGGGTGGCCTGGCGCACGGCCCTGGACGCCGCGCCGGCAGCCCTGGCCGCCGAGTGCCGATCGACCCCGGTCGGCGAGGTCGTGATCGAACGAGTCCCGGTCGGGCCGGTGCTGGCGGTCATGCCCTACAACGGGCCGTTGGCCACCCTCGGCAGCAAGGTCGTCCCGGCACTCCTGGCGGGGGCCCCCGTCGTGGTCAAGGCCGCGCCGGAGTCCGCACTGACGATGCGCGTGGTCGCCGAGTGCGCCGAGGCCGCCGGTTTCCCGGACGGCGTGCTGAGCATCCTCGCCGCGGACGTCGACGTCTCGCGGCACCTGGTACGGGACCCGCGCATCGAGCTGATCTCCTTCACCGGCGGACCCCGCACGGCGGCGGAGATCCTGCGGGAGACCGCCGACCGGTTGCCCCGCACGGTCTTCGAGCTCGGCGGCAAGTCGCCCGCGGTGCTGCTCGACGACGTGGACCTCGAGCGGGTCCTCCGCCCGCTGGTGGCCGGATCGATGAGCGGGTCCGGGCAGGTCTGCGCGACGCTGTCCCGGATCGTGGTGCCGGCACACCGGCACGACGAGATCGTCCACGCCCTCGCTGCGGCCTACCGCGGTCTGCGGATCGGAGACCCGTCGGACCCCGCCACGGAGCACGGCCCGCTGGTGAACCGGGCCGCGCTGGAGCGGGCGGCCGGGTTCGTGGACGCCGCGCGCGCCCGCGGCGCGCGGGTGGTGACGGGCGGTCGCCGCCCGGCGGGTTTCGACGCCGGCTGGTACTACGAGCCGACCCTGATCACCGGGGTCGGTGAGGACGACCCGCTGGTGCAGGACGAGGTCTTCGGGCCGGTCATCGTCGTCCAGCCGCACGCGGGTGTCGACGACGCGGTGCGGATCGCGAACGGCACCGCGTACGGCCTGGCCGCGAGCGTGTTCGGCACGGATACCGACCGCGCCCGTGCGGTGGCCCGCCGCGTCCGCGCCGGCTCGGTCGCGGTCAACACCTTCGGTCCGACGATGTCGGCGCCCTTCGGCGGGGTGAAGCGTTCGGGTTGGGGCCGCGAGTGCGGTCCGGAAGGCATCCGGGAGTTCACCGAGGTCAAGCAG